Genomic DNA from Candidatus Nitrosopumilus koreensis AR1:
ATTCATACCAAAAAGAAACCCCTTGCAAGTGATGTGAATATTGCAAAACTTGTAGAGTTGACTGATGGATTTAGTGGTGCAGAAATTGCTGCAGTTGCAAATAGAGCTGCGATTGCTGCTCTCAAGAAGTATGTAGGTGGCAAAGCACAAAATGTTAAAGACATCAAGATATCTCAACAGGAATTAATTGATGCAATTGACAAGGTCAAGCCTCGAAAAAAAGAGGCTCCACCAACTCAATCCATAAAATAGTCTAAATACTAAGGAAAATGAGACAAAACATGAAACTGTATCTTGACTTTAACCCTTGCCAAGAATGCAACACCATGATGGCAGAACTTAGTAGTCCTGAGATGTTGTTTGCTGATGAAAAAACCCGAGCAGACGAATCTGCAAAGTTTCTCAGACACTTGACATATAACCACAACGAAGTGGTTCAAGCTGTAATGGATGATCTTCCAAAACAAAAAAGAGATCAAGAACCTGACTTCTACAAATAATCTTCTTTTTCATTACTAGAAATTAGTAATCATATTCATATACAAAATTACCCTAAATTCTTTAGTGCAAAAAATAAAAATCAGTTATATATTTGGCCTGATTGCAATTATCGTCTTATTTGGCATAACCCCTTCGTTTGCAGTTGAAACTGAACAAGAACCACAACCGCCAGAAATTCCTGAACCTTCACCTGAACCTAAACCAATTCCACTACCTGAACCAGAACCAACACCACAACCATTTCCAGGGGAAACCGAATCAGAAAAAATCCAAAGACTGACTGAAGAAAATGAAAAACTAAAACAACAAAACAAGAATCTTCAAGACCAAATATCCAGCCTGAAAAATGAAAAATTAGGATTACAATCTCAGATATCTGAGCTACGTGAAAAGATAGATAATCTAAAGGAAATTACAATGGAGCAAATTCGTGTAATTATGGATTTAGTAAGTAGATTAAAAGATGTATTTTATGAAAAAATAATTTCTCCTACAATTAACATGTAGGATTTTTTGGTTTTTTACTCATCAAGCTTTAATGTTTTCCTAATCAAAACAGCTCTGTTTCTTATTGTAACATCGCTTACTCCTGCCTCAACTGAGAATTTCTTTTGACTGATTTTTTCCCCGTTCATTATACATGAAATGTATAATGAAGCAGCAGCTTGTGCCACTGGATGTTTTCCGGCAGTGATCTGTTCTTTTTCACAGAGCTTTAGTATCTCAAATGCGCCCCGTTTTGTCTTTTCTTTCAAATTCATATTGTTTGAAATTTTTGAGATAAACGAGGAAGTGTCGTATTGATTAAGATTCAATCCAAGCTTTTTGATTATGGTTCTTAAATCTCTGGAAAGTATTCTTCTTTCTACATTACCGGCATTGGCAATATCATCTAATGTTCTTGGGATGTTGTTTTCTCTACATGACGCATATAACGAGGCTGAAATCAATGATGCCATTGTTCTTCCTCTAGTTAGTTTTGCACTAACTATTTTTCTGTAAATGTATGCAGCATTTTCTACTACGTTATCTGGTATTCCTAATTTTGTTTTCATCGAATGTAGTAAAGTAAAGGCCTTGCTCAAAGTAGCAGTTTTTCTTGATTTACTTCTTTGATCCCATGTTCTGAGTCTATTGAATTCATATTTTGTTTTACTTGATAATGCATTTCCAGAAGAATCTTTATTATTTCCAATCACAGTTGATAATCCTTTGTCAAACATCGTTAGTGATGTTGAAGGACCTGTTCGTGCTTGTTTCATAAAGTCTTCCTGAGTGTAACCGTTGTTTTCGTATGATGTGTCAGCTAAGTTTTGCACTAGAATAAGACCGCAACCCCCACAAAAAATTTCTCCTCGTTCAGAATCTGTTATTGCAGGATAGGTTTTGCAAGCGTCTAGTTTACACTTGACATCATAATCATTTGAATAATTTTCTACCACTGTTAACTAGTATTAGTCGACATAAAATAAAAATAAACTGTTAGAGGAAATTTTGAGATGAAAACTAAACTTTACAAACAAAAAATTCCTGATCTTTTTAAAAAATAAACTTCTTAAAAACAGTACGTCATACATCATATTAAATGTTAAAAATGAAAAAGAAATTCCTTTGAAAATTATTTTTTGATTGATTCTAAAGAATGGCCACGATTTTGGATCATCTGTGTAACTGCTTCTACAGTATAATCAATTCCATGCTCTTCTTCAAAATGGTTTCTTAATTTCTCAATTGTGCCAACAGATTTTTCTTCATCAATTTGATATTGACATTCAAAACCATAATCTTCACATCTAAGTTTGAGAGTCATTTAGTCTGGAGAAAATATTAAACCTATAAAAACCATGGACCTGTCTTTCACACAAACGAAATTAGTCATTTTGAACCTAAAATGTATCAAATAGCACTAATAACATCTGTTATTATGAATTAGATATGAAAGGGTTAGAGTTTATTTTTCTTGCAGCGGGTTCTGTTCTTGGAGCATTTCTAAGATACAAAGTAACAGAATCACCTTTGATCTTCAATACATTACCACTAAACGTTTTGATAGTAAATATGGTTGGCGCATTTGTTCTTGGAGCATTTATTGTTATTTCAGAACAATGGAATCTTGATGGAAGATATTCTCTTTTTGCAGCAGTAGGATTTTGTGGTTCTCTTACAACAATGTCTTCATTTGCTCTTGATTCTAGTAATCTGATAGAAAGCAATCATTATGGAACACTTGCAGTCAACATAATTGCCAATGTTGGGTTATCTATTGGAGCATTAATTGGAGGAAAATCCTTAATGAGTGCAATAATATCTAATTAATTAGAAATGGTCTATTCCTATCAAGTTGTAAAATTTCAATCAATATCATTTGTTCAAGGAACTCATTGGTCACAATCTGTAGGCGATAAAGGAATACTATACAAATCACTCAAAGATCCATTTTCAAAACTAATAGTTCAAACTAATGATGCAAAAAAATTATTTCATGTGCCAAAAGACAGAACTGTGGTTGTTACAAATGATACTGTTCATTTTCTAGGCGAATTAGCTTAGTTATTTAAAAAACTGATCAACTTGATCTCTATATTTCAGTGCAATCTTTCCAAAATCTGAAAAATCCTCTACAGTTGGATTTTTCATTCTCATTGCGTATTGATTCACAAATACAGACAAAGCACTACCTATGATTAAATTGTACACACCATCTGCAACATTATTTGAGTACGGAAATGCAACTTTAATAAAAGGCAGATATGACTCTGTTTGAGATATCATTAACTTGATATGCTTTTCAACAACATCTTCTACATCAGTAGGTATTGCCATGATTTTACTAGTATTGATTTCTTATAAGTAGATCTTTTACACAGGGTGTTGTTTTCAAAGTTGATAATTGCTTTTAGAATTTATTAAAAAAAATACTGGAATGGTTTTATGGTGGCAAAAAAACCTACCAAAAAACCTTCAGTCCCATCTCCATTTCTAACTTCAAGTTGGTTTGATATTGACAAATCAATTAATAATTTAAAAAAGGAGATGGAAAAAGCATTTTCTTCATTCCCAACAACAATGATGCCAAGAATATCACAAACATCTTGTGATATTATTGATGAAGGGAAACAGTTCCGTGTAAAAATGGATGTTCCGGGAATAAAGAAAAATGAAATAAAACTGAATGTGACTGAAAATTCTCTTGAAATTTCAGGAGAGCATAAGGAAGAATCCGAAGAAAAGAAGAAAAATTTCCTTACAAAAGAACGCAGTCAGGTATCATACTATAGAACTCTGCCTCTTTCTGAAAACATAGTTGCATCTAAGGTAAAGGCAAAACTTAGTGATGGGGTTTTAGATATAACACTACCAAAATCTAAACCTACAAAGACCCAAAAGAAGAAATCAGTCTCAATTCAATAGTTGTTCTTTCACAACCACTTGAGATAGATATTTTTCTTTTCCTTTTCTGCTTCTAGGCAAACACCTTAACTGCCTGTTACAACATGGGCAAGTTAGCCCGTCATAGTCTACAAATACTTCACAATAATTACATCTCTTCTGACCTGCAGCGTATCTTCCAATTTGTGACGGTTTTAGTGCTTTGTACTCTTTGCATTTACCAATACAATACGTCATCAATGAAGCCTAAAATTATTCAAAAATAAAAGGTTTGATTGCACTGCAACGCACTTTTTGAATATCTTCCAAATTGAATTTATAATACTAGTCTCCACTTTTGGCTGTTGCATTATCTGGATGAAAAAGTATTTGGAAATATCACTACAAAAGAAATCATTGGTGCAGAACCACCAGAAATTCCTGATACGAGAGATAATTTAGAAAACGAACTTGCAACTTTACTGTCCGAATTAGAATCACAGTCAAAAGAAAATCTTGAAAAACTACTAGAAAAACAAAAGGCTGCAGAGGATCATGTCAATAGTAGGCCTGGAGCTATGGCACTATCCCAACCTAAAATTCAATTGTTTACAACATACAGTCAAAGATACATAAAATCAATTAAAGAAAAATTAGAATCTTAGACTTTTTTCTTTTTGCTACGTTTTTTTGGAGATGCCTTTCTTCGTACTAGTAATGATATGATTGCACCTGCTGGAATTCCTATAATTGTTCCAAGACTAACATAGGGGGCAATAAAGAAACTTCCAATCCAAATTCCACCATCAGTTGTCAATTCCATAAATGTTCGTGGTCTTAGAGTTACTGAAACTGTCTGTGAATCTTCTTTTTGTTCTCCAACATCGTCTGTATATTGTACAATAATCTCAAATGGAATCTTGTATTCCGTATTTACTTCATCAGTTGGGGTGATGATTCTTGATGTTATTCCTATAGGAGTATTTTTTTGTATTTTAGAAAAAGTATGTGATGTTTCACCTCTAAACTCAATATCTTTAGGCGAAATGATCTTGATTCTAACATCTGTAATATCAATATCTTCAGAAATCACACCTACTTCTATTGGAAACTCTGCATTTGCAAAAATTGATTCAGGTGTTTTTGTATAAATTGTAACATTTGGATCAGCTTTTATGGTAATTGGAATTGCAATGTCATAAAAGAATGGTTCTTGTGGTGTTTTATTATTTGATACAAGAACCTGAGAATATTTTATGTTAAGAAAATGAATTCCTGGATTTGCATTATCTGTGATGTATAGATTGATATTTTCTCCATATGATCCACCTTGCGCCAATTTGTCAATTATGATATTTTTTGGCTCTACATTTAATCCTCGAATCTCAGATACCAAGAACTCAAATGAAATATCCTGTTTTTCTTCCCATCCGTTATTTTTTACTAAAATCGAGATAATTCCTTCTCGCCCTACTACAATTTCACCAGGATGCGTGATCTCAATATCCATCCCTCCTTCTAGATTCTGAACTAGGGTTTCTGCGTAAACATTTGGAATTAGCATAAAGAATCCCAACATCAAGGGGACGGTCCATAGCGGTCTCATTTCTTACCTCAAATAACTCCGTAATCCCTATTCTGTGTTATTGTCAGGCTCAAAATTTTGCAAAAAAACTTGTTGATTCATAAATACCAACCAACGGAGGACTCTAGAAATAATCATGGTAAGTAAAACAAAAGAACTCTGTCCAAGATGTGCGCAGGGAAAACTAGTAACTGATAATGAATCCGGAGAGATGTTTTGCTCCAAATGTGGGTTTGTGATCACTGAAAAATTACAAGAGGCAGGCCCTGAATGGAGATCATTTACACAAGACGAACACGGAGACAGGGCAAGAGCAGGCGCTCCTACCTCATTGACTATGCATGACATGGGTCTTGCTACAATAATTAATCCAGTAAACAAGGATGCTTCTGGAAGACCACTAACAGCTTCTATGAAAAGTACTATTGAGAGATTACGAACTTGGGATAGTAGAAGCCAAGTTCATGAACCAGTTGATAGAAATTTCAGACAAGCATTTAGTGAATTAAACAGACTAAAAGACAAACTAGCAATTTCTGATGCAGTAATTGAAAAGGCAGCTTACATTTACAGAAAAGCATTAGATAAAGGACTCGTTAGAGGTCGCTCCATTTCAGCTTTGATGGCATCAGCACTTTATGCTGCATGTCGTGATACTGAAACTCCAAGAAATCTAAAAGATGTTGAACAAGCAGCAAACATCAAAAGAAAAGATATCGCAAGATGTTACAGATTACTAGTAAAAGAACTTGACTTGAAGATGCCAGTAACTGATTCAATTCAATGTGTTGCAAGAATTGCCAGTAGAATTGGAATTGCAGAAAAACAAAGAGATATGCAGTTAAAGTGCTCAAAAAAGCACAAGAAAACGAAGTTTCAGCAGGAAAAGATCCAATGGGATTAGCTGCTGCTGCACTATACCTATCATGTGTCAAAAATGGTGAAGATAAGACTCAGCGTGATATTGCAGAAGCTGCAAACGTGACTGAAGTTACCATTAGAAATAGGTACAAAGGTCTCAAAGAATCCCTCGATCTTTAATCAAATTTTTCTTGAAAATTTACTTTTTTTACAAATCCACCTTCGTTTGACTCATCCATTAAATTTTCTACTTTTTTTGATTCATCTTTAGATGCACCATCATCAGAATCTTCAGGTGGTTTTACAAATCCACCTTCAGTTGATTCTGGAGGAGGAATATTTTTTGCTCTTCCCATTCCAATTGTTGTAATAATTACTGATGCCAAAATGATAAAGAATATGATTTGTGGATATGCTTCTGCATTTGAGAGCCCCATAGTTATTGGATATGTAGCGAGTACTGCTGCAGCAAGCCCTCTAGGAATCATAGAATTTGTAACAGCTCTGTCCAACTTGGAAAATCTTTTTGTCAGTGTAATTTTTGCAACAATTCCTCTTCCAAAGAAAACTGCAATTGTTACTAAAATTCCAAATATCATATATTCTATTTGTCCAAAACTTGCCATTAATCCAACAAATACAAAGAAAAATGCTCTTACCAAAAATGTGAGCTGGTTATGAGTTGGATCATCCATCTCGATTTTTGGTAATTTGAACTTAAGAATATGTGCTAGATGACTCTTATTTCCAACCATTAATCCAAATACTAATGCAGTTAATGCACCTGATTCTCCAAATGAATTTGCTAAGAAGAATAACACAAACAAAATTCCTAATGTAAGCATGTATCCATGTTGAGCATTTCCAAGCTTTGTTGAAACATACATCCAAGGAATTCCTACACCAAATCCCAGAACTAAACCTACTATAACTGCCCTTCCAAGTGTTTCTTGTAATGTCTGAATATCAAAATGTCCTGCAAGTACTGCTTCAAATAATATGAATGCAATAATTGTAGCTAAAATATCAGTTAGAGCTGATTCAAAACTTAGCATAGATTTTGCTTCTTCTGAAATCTGGACATTTCTAACCAATCCAAAAACAATTGCAGAACTACTTCCTCCAACAATTGAGCCCAACAAAATACTTTCTAACCATAACCATCCCAATGCATAATGTGCTGCAACTGCAATTACTGTAACTGACAAAATAAAACCAAGAATAGCTAATGTGGATGAAAAATGTGCTGTTCTTATAACATGTTTGATATCTAAATTTAATCCTCCATCAAACATGATGATTATTAATGCCAGTGCTGCAAAATATGGAACCACTTGAATTACAGCTTCTGGTTGAATCAAACCTAGTACTGGTCCTAGAATCACTCCTAGAATCATCAAGAATGCAACATCTGGTATTCCTGTTTTTTTAAAAAATGCTTCACCTGCAACTCCAAGAAAAATTACAACCCCTGCTGCAAGCAAAATTACATGAGCTGGAGCAATAACACCATCTTGAACAGATAATGTTCCAATTGAGTTTTGCAACTCTGTAATTCTTTCTAAAATAAAATTTGAATCAAAATTAGATAATGGTATTTCACCAAACTGGCCTCTAATTAAATTCAAAATAGACAAAACTATTGGATTCATCTATTATTGCATCTCAATATCTATGGATAAAAATTAAACTAGATTTGGTTAGTCATTTTAGCCTCATTAATTTTAGATACACCTTAAATCACCCCAAACAGTATTTTTCTTGAATGAGTGCTACAAATGAACTTCGCGCAGATCACGTACAGGTAAGACGTCTTGAAAAAATTGTTTTCAAATGTGCAGAGGAATTAAAAAATGGAACAGATATTCCATTTTCTGATCTTACAAAGATAACTATTGTTATATCTGAATTTGTAGATACAATTCACCATTCTAGAGAAGAGGACTCTTATTTTCCATGTGTAGCAAGCTATGATTCTCTAAAAGATGAAATTCATAAATTTCTGGTTGAACATGAATTTGGAAGAAATGTTGCAAGAAAAATCCATCACCATCTAAAACAATGGAAAGCAGGTGAAGATGCAAGAGAACCTGTCTCAAGATATCTTAAAACATATGCAATATTTCTCAACGATCATCTAAACAAAGAAAACAAATTCTTTGAT
This window encodes:
- a CDS encoding coiled-coil domain-containing protein — translated: MQKIKISYIFGLIAIIVLFGITPSFAVETEQEPQPPEIPEPSPEPKPIPLPEPEPTPQPFPGETESEKIQRLTEENEKLKQQNKNLQDQISSLKNEKLGLQSQISELREKIDNLKEITMEQIRVIMDLVSRLKDVFYEKIISPTINM
- a CDS encoding transcription initiation factor IIB produces the protein MVENYSNDYDVKCKLDACKTYPAITDSERGEIFCGGCGLILVQNLADTSYENNGYTQEDFMKQARTGPSTSLTMFDKGLSTVIGNNKDSSGNALSSKTKYEFNRLRTWDQRSKSRKTATLSKAFTLLHSMKTKLGIPDNVVENAAYIYRKIVSAKLTRGRTMASLISASLYASCRENNIPRTLDDIANAGNVERRILSRDLRTIIKKLGLNLNQYDTSSFISKISNNMNLKEKTKRGAFEILKLCEKEQITAGKHPVAQAAASLYISCIMNGEKISQKKFSVEAGVSDVTIRNRAVLIRKTLKLDE
- a CDS encoding DUF1059 domain-containing protein, which codes for MTLKLRCEDYGFECQYQIDEEKSVGTIEKLRNHFEEEHGIDYTVEAVTQMIQNRGHSLESIKK
- a CDS encoding fluoride efflux transporter FluC, which encodes MKGLEFIFLAAGSVLGAFLRYKVTESPLIFNTLPLNVLIVNMVGAFVLGAFIVISEQWNLDGRYSLFAAVGFCGSLTTMSSFALDSSNLIESNHYGTLAVNIIANVGLSIGALIGGKSLMSAIISN
- a CDS encoding Hsp20/alpha crystallin family protein, which gives rise to MVAKKPTKKPSVPSPFLTSSWFDIDKSINNLKKEMEKAFSSFPTTMMPRISQTSCDIIDEGKQFRVKMDVPGIKKNEIKLNVTENSLEISGEHKEESEEKKKNFLTKERSQVSYYRTLPLSENIVASKVKAKLSDGVLDITLPKSKPTKTQKKKSVSIQ
- a CDS encoding cation:proton antiporter; protein product: MNPIVLSILNLIRGQFGEIPLSNFDSNFILERITELQNSIGTLSVQDGVIAPAHVILLAAGVVIFLGVAGEAFFKKTGIPDVAFLMILGVILGPVLGLIQPEAVIQVVPYFAALALIIIMFDGGLNLDIKHVIRTAHFSSTLAILGFILSVTVIAVAAHYALGWLWLESILLGSIVGGSSSAIVFGLVRNVQISEEAKSMLSFESALTDILATIIAFILFEAVLAGHFDIQTLQETLGRAVIVGLVLGFGVGIPWMYVSTKLGNAQHGYMLTLGILFVLFFLANSFGESGALTALVFGLMVGNKSHLAHILKFKLPKIEMDDPTHNQLTFLVRAFFFVFVGLMASFGQIEYMIFGILVTIAVFFGRGIVAKITLTKRFSKLDRAVTNSMIPRGLAAAVLATYPITMGLSNAEAYPQIIFFIILASVIITTIGMGRAKNIPPPESTEGGFVKPPEDSDDGASKDESKKVENLMDESNEGGFVKKVNFQEKFD
- a CDS encoding hemerythrin domain-containing protein, with amino-acid sequence MSATNELRADHVQVRRLEKIVFKCAEELKNGTDIPFSDLTKITIVISEFVDTIHHSREEDSYFPCVASYDSLKDEIHKFLVEHEFGRNVARKIHHHLKQWKAGEDAREPVSRYLKTYAIFLNDHLNKENKFFDNVEANVLSKEEETDMYEQYRSIFAVVKKVEDMIKEIDFLENQPWFKN